One Brachyspira suanatina DNA segment encodes these proteins:
- a CDS encoding co-chaperone GroES: protein MSSIKPLADRVLLKVLEQEEKTSSGILLPDTAKEKTQKAEVVEVGDSEDIKVKKGDIVIYDKYAGIQIKEGDTEFLIVKNEEIVALIK from the coding sequence ATGTCATCTATTAAACCATTAGCAGATAGAGTTCTTTTAAAAGTATTAGAACAAGAAGAAAAAACTTCAAGCGGAATACTTCTTCCAGATACAGCTAAAGAAAAAACTCAAAAAGCAGAAGTAGTAGAAGTAGGAGACAGCGAAGACATAAAAGTTAAAAAAGGCGATATAGTTATATATGATAAATATGCTGGTATTCAGATCAAAGAAGGAGATACTGAATTTTTAATAGTAAAAAATGAAGAGATAGTTGCTCTTATAAAATAA
- a CDS encoding adenine phosphoribosyltransferase — MELKDYIRNIQDYPKKGILFRDITTLLQNKDAFKYAIDKMAEQISSEKIDYIVGAESRGFLIGSALAYKLNCGFIPVRKKGKLPYKTISEEYALEYGTDTLYMHEDAIKKGERVLIVDDLIATGGTALAMIKMVEKLEGVVVGSSFLIELKELNGRKEIEKYPVNVLIEY; from the coding sequence ATGGAGTTAAAAGACTATATAAGAAATATTCAAGATTATCCTAAAAAAGGCATACTTTTTAGAGATATCACTACTTTACTTCAAAATAAAGATGCTTTCAAATATGCAATAGATAAAATGGCTGAACAAATAAGCTCTGAAAAAATAGATTACATAGTTGGAGCAGAAAGCAGAGGTTTTTTAATAGGTTCAGCATTAGCTTATAAACTAAACTGCGGATTTATCCCTGTAAGAAAAAAAGGAAAGCTTCCTTATAAAACTATTTCAGAAGAATATGCTTTAGAATATGGTACAGATACTTTATATATGCATGAAGATGCTATCAAAAAAGGTGAAAGAGTTTTAATAGTAGATGACTTAATAGCTACAGGCGGAACAGCACTTGCTATGATCAAAATGGTTGAAAAATTAGAAGGTGTAGTTGTAGGTTCTTCTTTCTTAATAGAATTAAAAGAATTAAATGGAAGAAAAGAAATAGAAAAATATCCTGTTAATGTTCTTATAGAATACTAA
- the xylB gene encoding xylulokinase, whose amino-acid sequence MNYYIGIDLGTSSVKTLIMSSNGKIAALSQKDYDFDKPYYNFSEQDVDIWWESTIFTIKDSINQLRKVDSNYKISGISFSGQMHGLVALDKNGNVLRKAILWCDSRSVKELNYINNIVGLEKIMQINHSPIAVGFLLPSLIWIKNNEPNIYENIYKVILPKDYIRYKLTGIISSDITDAAATGVFDSDNSSWSDYIIEKLNLERKIFPDIFYPYEISGYITEKASKETGLEIGVKVSYGGADQVMQAIGNGIINTNTASITIGTGGQILMPIDKPIYDKKNMASHTFNFLFPDTWYYLGAALSSGLALKWAKNNFCNINETFKDIDLKVKDINPGSNGIIFLPYLAGERTPHMNSDASAMFLGLTLNHNRYHILRAVMEGVVYSLKDCFRILTDDLNIECNRLIASGGGSYSDVWLQIQSDILDREIYVSKTKEQAALGAAMTSAISNKEYSNYEEAVNNIIKYNDKPVMPINEHVKIYNEYYQIFRECYQNNHKLMLKIKNII is encoded by the coding sequence ATGAATTATTATATTGGTATAGATTTAGGAACATCATCTGTAAAAACTTTAATAATGTCATCAAATGGAAAAATAGCAGCATTATCTCAAAAAGATTATGATTTTGATAAGCCGTACTATAATTTTTCCGAGCAAGATGTTGATATATGGTGGGAGAGCACTATATTTACTATAAAAGATTCTATAAATCAATTAAGGAAAGTAGATTCAAATTATAAAATATCAGGAATAAGTTTTTCAGGACAAATGCATGGACTTGTAGCCTTGGATAAAAATGGAAATGTTTTAAGAAAAGCTATATTATGGTGTGATTCAAGAAGCGTTAAAGAACTTAATTATATAAATAATATAGTAGGTTTAGAAAAAATAATGCAGATCAATCATAGTCCTATAGCTGTGGGATTTTTACTTCCTTCTTTGATTTGGATAAAAAATAATGAACCTAATATATATGAAAATATTTATAAAGTAATTCTTCCAAAAGATTATATAAGATACAAATTAACAGGTATAATTTCTTCTGATATAACAGATGCAGCTGCTACTGGAGTTTTTGATAGTGATAATTCTTCTTGGTCTGATTATATAATAGAAAAACTTAATTTAGAAAGAAAGATTTTTCCAGATATTTTTTATCCTTATGAGATATCCGGATATATTACAGAGAAAGCAAGTAAAGAAACAGGTTTAGAAATAGGAGTGAAGGTTTCTTATGGAGGGGCTGATCAAGTTATGCAGGCTATAGGAAATGGTATAATAAACACAAATACAGCATCCATTACTATAGGAACGGGCGGACAAATTTTAATGCCTATAGATAAGCCTATTTATGATAAAAAGAATATGGCTTCACATACTTTCAATTTTTTATTTCCTGATACTTGGTATTATTTAGGTGCTGCATTATCCTCTGGTTTGGCATTGAAATGGGCTAAGAATAATTTTTGCAATATAAATGAAACTTTTAAAGATATAGATTTAAAAGTTAAAGATATAAATCCAGGAAGTAATGGTATAATATTTCTTCCTTATTTAGCTGGCGAAAGAACTCCTCATATGAACAGTGATGCTTCTGCTATGTTTTTGGGATTAACTTTAAATCATAATAGATATCATATTTTAAGGGCAGTTATGGAGGGAGTTGTATATTCTTTAAAAGACTGCTTCAGGATTTTAACTGATGATTTAAATATAGAATGCAATAGATTAATAGCTTCAGGAGGAGGCTCTTATAGTGATGTATGGCTTCAGATTCAGTCTGATATTTTAGATAGGGAAATTTATGTTTCAAAAACTAAAGAACAGGCTGCATTAGGTGCTGCTATGACTTCTGCTATTTCAAATAAAGAGTATTCAAATTATGAGGAAGCTGTAAATAATATTATAAAATATAATGATAAACCTGTGATGCCAATTAATGAGCATGTAAAAATTTATAATGAGTATTATCAAATATTTAGAGAATGCTATCAAAATAACCATAAATTAATGCTTAAAATAAAAAATATAATATAG
- a CDS encoding peptide ABC transporter substrate-binding protein, with amino-acid sequence MFKKIITAILLILLIVFVSCSKKEMSNNDIVINLAPEPLTMDPTLNTDNLTMIYILHAFEGLTKKDANNKIIGGAAESWDINKAGNIYTFHLRTNAKWSDGKEVKAQDFVYTWRRAVDPKTANKYSYYFEVIKNAKEVISGEKTIEELGVRAIDDYTFEVELNSPTAYFLELAAYPPFYPVREDIINEYGDDWTLKPATYIGNGAFKMTERNFDKSIILERNTNYWNNDNIKPNKLTFLLMEEPNTSLAGVLNNSIHFAKPFPRNDIESLKQKGIVHIVPVAASYYYRFNLNKEVLKNEKVRRAISLAIDRDYIVKSITRCGEKPAGSLVPYGINDINGDFRTKAGEYIISSNYQKNIEEAKKLLSQAGYKNGRNFPVIDLLIATREFDINIADAVQSMLKENLNIDVRIVKHEWASYLQNMYDRNFDLAVYLWYADYNDPINFLNIFKSDAPNNYGSYSNKAFDDYIDIASTNKNNQIRMHSLHLAENVFMNDNAIVPIYFYSEALLVSPKLKNVEYDSQGLYRFFNAYLE; translated from the coding sequence ATGTTCAAAAAAATAATTACTGCTATTTTATTAATTCTGTTAATTGTATTCGTATCTTGTTCAAAAAAAGAAATGAGTAATAATGATATAGTTATAAATCTTGCTCCAGAACCTTTAACTATGGATCCCACTTTAAACACAGATAATCTCACTATGATATATATTCTTCATGCTTTTGAAGGTCTTACAAAAAAAGATGCCAACAATAAAATAATAGGCGGAGCTGCTGAAAGCTGGGATATTAATAAAGCAGGCAATATCTACACTTTTCATTTGAGAACCAATGCTAAATGGAGTGACGGTAAAGAAGTTAAAGCACAGGACTTTGTTTATACTTGGAGGAGAGCCGTTGATCCAAAAACTGCCAATAAATACAGCTATTATTTTGAAGTGATAAAAAATGCAAAAGAAGTTATAAGCGGCGAAAAAACTATAGAAGAGCTTGGAGTAAGAGCAATAGACGATTATACATTTGAAGTGGAATTAAACAGCCCTACTGCATACTTTTTAGAGCTTGCTGCTTATCCTCCTTTTTATCCTGTACGCGAAGATATAATAAATGAATATGGAGATGATTGGACTCTAAAGCCTGCAACATATATTGGAAATGGTGCTTTTAAAATGACTGAAAGGAATTTCGATAAAAGCATAATACTAGAAAGAAATACAAACTATTGGAATAACGATAATATAAAACCAAACAAATTAACATTTCTTTTAATGGAAGAGCCTAATACCTCGCTTGCAGGTGTGCTTAATAATTCAATTCATTTTGCAAAGCCTTTTCCTAGAAATGATATCGAAAGCTTAAAGCAAAAAGGAATAGTTCATATTGTACCTGTTGCTGCATCATATTATTACAGATTCAATCTAAACAAAGAAGTTTTAAAAAATGAAAAGGTAAGAAGAGCCATATCTTTAGCAATTGACAGAGATTATATAGTAAAATCAATTACAAGATGCGGGGAAAAACCTGCTGGAAGTTTAGTCCCTTATGGTATTAATGATATAAACGGAGATTTTAGAACTAAAGCAGGAGAGTATATAATATCTTCTAACTATCAGAAAAACATAGAAGAAGCTAAAAAATTATTATCTCAAGCAGGATACAAAAACGGAAGAAATTTTCCTGTAATTGATTTGCTTATAGCTACAAGAGAGTTTGACATAAATATTGCTGATGCCGTTCAAAGTATGCTTAAAGAGAATTTAAACATTGATGTGAGAATAGTTAAGCATGAATGGGCTTCTTATCTTCAAAATATGTATGACAGAAATTTTGATTTAGCCGTTTATTTATGGTATGCTGATTATAATGATCCTATAAACTTTTTAAACATTTTTAAAAGTGATGCTCCTAACAATTACGGCTCATATTCAAATAAGGCATTTGATGATTACATTGACATAGCATCTACTAATAAAAACAATCAGATAAGGATGCATTCGCTTCACTTAGCGGAAAATGTTTTTATGAATGACAATGCTATAGTACCGATATATTTTTATTCTGAGGCATTACTAGTTTCACCAAAATTAAAAAATGTAGAATATGATTCTCAGGGTTTATATAGATTTTTTAATGCATATTTAGAGTAG
- the bioA gene encoding adenosylmethionine--8-amino-7-oxononanoate transaminase, giving the protein MTLEEKDLKYIWHPCSQMKDYEELPPIIIDRGKGIYLYDKDGKEYIDIVSSWWCNLLGHCNEKINANIKAQLDRLEHVIFANFSHEGAIKLCEELVKILPKGLSKFNFSDNGSSSIEAALKMAFQYQHQIGNTKKIKFMCFTDGYHGETIGALSVGSLDLYAKIYKPMLMDTIHIEAPDCYRCKYNQNRETCKCECFEDAEKKFKEYGEETCAIIVEPLLQASAGMRIYPPLYLKKLRDLCDKYNVVFIVDEIATNFGRTGKMFACDHANISLDIMCISKGLTGGYMPMAITITTDKIYDAFYADYNEGKAFMHSHTYSGNPLGCSAALAVQKVLREDDIINKAQVRAKYLNNKLKEKLLDHKNIGEIRNIGLINAMELVTDKNTKEGFDSKLRMGYQIYKKALQRGLLLRPLGNVIYFNPPLIINEDEIDKAVDLCVSSINDILK; this is encoded by the coding sequence ATGACATTAGAAGAAAAGGATTTAAAATATATTTGGCATCCTTGCTCGCAGATGAAAGATTATGAAGAACTTCCTCCAATTATTATAGACAGAGGAAAAGGAATTTATTTATACGATAAAGACGGAAAAGAGTATATTGATATTGTAAGTTCTTGGTGGTGCAATTTACTTGGGCATTGCAATGAAAAAATAAATGCCAATATCAAAGCACAGCTTGACAGATTAGAGCATGTAATATTTGCAAACTTCTCCCATGAAGGAGCTATTAAATTATGCGAAGAGCTTGTAAAGATACTTCCAAAAGGACTTAGTAAATTCAATTTTTCTGATAATGGTTCTTCATCTATAGAAGCTGCATTAAAAATGGCTTTTCAATATCAGCATCAAATAGGAAATACTAAAAAAATAAAATTCATGTGTTTTACTGACGGTTATCATGGTGAAACTATCGGTGCATTATCCGTTGGAAGTTTAGACTTATATGCAAAAATATACAAGCCTATGTTAATGGACACTATACATATAGAAGCACCTGACTGCTACAGATGTAAATACAATCAAAACAGAGAAACTTGCAAATGCGAATGTTTTGAAGATGCTGAAAAAAAGTTTAAAGAATACGGAGAAGAAACTTGTGCTATTATAGTAGAGCCTTTGCTTCAGGCCAGTGCAGGAATGAGAATATATCCTCCCCTATACTTGAAAAAATTAAGAGATCTTTGCGATAAATACAATGTAGTTTTTATTGTTGATGAGATAGCTACAAATTTCGGACGCACAGGAAAAATGTTTGCATGTGATCATGCTAATATAAGTCTTGATATAATGTGTATTTCAAAAGGCTTAACAGGCGGATACATGCCTATGGCTATAACAATAACCACCGACAAAATATACGATGCTTTCTATGCTGACTATAATGAAGGAAAGGCTTTTATGCATAGTCATACTTATAGCGGAAATCCTCTTGGCTGTTCTGCTGCTTTGGCTGTACAAAAAGTTTTAAGGGAGGATGATATTATAAACAAGGCTCAAGTAAGAGCGAAATATTTAAATAATAAATTAAAAGAAAAATTACTTGATCATAAAAATATAGGAGAGATTAGAAATATAGGGCTTATCAATGCTATGGAATTAGTTACTGATAAAAATACAAAAGAAGGATTTGACTCTAAACTTAGAATGGGTTATCAAATATATAAAAAGGCACTTCAAAGAGGACTTCTATTAAGACCTTTGGGAAATGTAATTTATTTTAATCCGCCTTTAATTATAAATGAAGATGAAATAGATAAGGCTGTTGATTTATGTGTATCTTCTATAAATGATATACTGAAATGA
- the bioD gene encoding dethiobiotin synthase, with amino-acid sequence MAKAIFITATGTDIGKTYVSGLIAKHMKDKGLNIGYYKAALSGSLDITDSDAWYVKQQADLLDSYDEMVSYTYKHAYSPHLAAQIEGNPPDMEIIKNAYKNIDNRHNYMIVEGSGGIICPIRYDNNQKIFLEDIIKELNIPSLIIADAGLGTINSTVLTIEYMRSKNLKVNGVILNRFEMANEMHDDNKKMIEEMTGVKIIGVVIDGILKLDEKNIETLFE; translated from the coding sequence ATGGCTAAAGCTATTTTTATAACAGCAACAGGTACTGATATAGGTAAAACTTATGTATCAGGCTTAATTGCAAAACACATGAAAGATAAGGGATTGAATATCGGATACTATAAAGCAGCATTAAGCGGAAGTCTTGATATAACAGACAGCGATGCTTGGTATGTAAAACAGCAAGCCGATTTATTAGATTCTTATGATGAAATGGTGTCATACACTTATAAGCATGCCTATTCCCCTCATTTGGCAGCCCAAATTGAGGGGAATCCTCCGGATATGGAGATTATAAAAAATGCTTATAAAAATATAGATAACAGACATAATTATATGATAGTAGAAGGAAGCGGCGGTATAATATGCCCTATTCGATATGATAATAATCAAAAAATATTTTTAGAAGATATCATAAAAGAATTAAATATACCTTCTCTTATAATCGCAGATGCAGGACTTGGCACGATTAATTCTACTGTCTTAACTATAGAATATATGAGAAGTAAAAATCTAAAAGTTAATGGCGTAATATTAAATAGATTTGAAATGGCAAATGAAATGCATGATGATAATAAAAAAATGATAGAGGAGATGACAGGAGTAAAAATTATAGGCGTTGTTATAGACGGTATTTTAAAACTAGATGAAAAAAATATAGAAACTCTATTTGAATAA
- the bioB gene encoding biotin synthase BioB, translated as MSNIDLIIKKEISLEELREKIIKGYDITKEEAMKLVEAPLEDLCSVANGIRKYFCSNIFDMCSIINAKSGKCSENCKFCAQSSHYDTKCDEYDILDKEKILEQGKSDFNKGVLRYSIVTSGRALYGKEIDEVYDAIETINKETEGYVCASLGLLDEEGFSKMKNAGLKRVHNNLEASRNFFPKVCTTHTYDDKINAIKSAQKAGMVVCSGGIMGMGETWEDRIDMAIELRELGIMSIPVNMLNPIASTPFENIEPLTEDDMRRIVAIYRFINPRAFIRLAGGRGLMKDKGRSCFLSGANAAITGDMLTTAGISIETDKKMVEELGYKIELKED; from the coding sequence ATGAGCAATATAGATTTAATTATAAAAAAAGAAATATCTTTAGAAGAATTAAGAGAGAAAATAATAAAAGGTTATGATATAACAAAAGAAGAAGCCATGAAATTAGTAGAAGCACCATTAGAAGATTTATGCTCTGTAGCCAATGGAATAAGAAAATATTTCTGCTCTAATATATTTGATATGTGCTCAATAATAAATGCTAAAAGCGGAAAATGCTCAGAAAACTGTAAATTCTGTGCACAGTCATCTCATTATGATACAAAATGCGATGAATACGATATTCTAGATAAAGAAAAAATATTAGAACAAGGAAAAAGCGATTTTAATAAAGGTGTTTTAAGATACTCTATAGTAACATCAGGAAGAGCTTTATACGGAAAAGAGATTGATGAAGTTTATGATGCAATAGAAACCATTAATAAAGAAACTGAAGGATATGTATGTGCTTCTTTAGGCTTGCTTGATGAGGAAGGATTCAGCAAAATGAAGAATGCAGGACTTAAAAGAGTTCATAATAATTTAGAGGCTTCAAGAAATTTCTTTCCTAAAGTATGCACTACTCATACTTATGATGATAAAATCAATGCTATAAAATCAGCACAAAAAGCAGGAATGGTTGTATGCAGCGGCGGTATTATGGGAATGGGCGAAACTTGGGAAGACAGAATCGATATGGCAATAGAGCTTAGAGAATTAGGAATAATGTCAATACCTGTTAATATGCTTAATCCTATAGCAAGCACTCCTTTTGAAAATATTGAACCTCTTACTGAAGATGATATGAGAAGAATTGTTGCGATATACAGATTCATTAATCCTAGAGCATTCATAAGACTTGCAGGCGGAAGAGGACTTATGAAAGATAAAGGAAGATCATGCTTTTTATCCGGAGCTAATGCAGCTATAACAGGCGACATGCTCACAACCGCAGGCATTTCAATAGAAACAGATAAAAAAATGGTTGAAGAATTAGGATATAAAATAGAGTTAAAAGAAGACTAA